Sequence from the Exiguobacterium aurantiacum genome:
TCGAACGCTCGTCGACTTTGACATCATAGCCGAGCTCAATATCAGCCGGTAACGTCTCATGTTGCACGCGCTCTAAAATTTGAAACGGTGTCGCCGCGAACAATTGATACATCGATGAACCGAGCGTGCTGAGCGCCTCAAAATCTTCCCCGAACGCTTTTAAGCTGAAGATGTCACCAGCTTCCATCTCGAAGCCGTTCATTCGGTCGAGCGCCGATCGCATTGATGGTGTCGGACTGACCGTGATCGAGGCGACAACGTCGCTCTCTGTTGCCGTCATCTCGAGCATCACGTCTGAATTTAAGTTCGAGGCCGCTTCGATGAGCGGCGGTGTCACCATCGAAAGCGTCACCGGTTGGTTTTCTAAGTATGGCGTCAACCGTGCTTCATCGACCGTCGTGATGAGCGGATATGTATCCGATTCAGTGACCGCCTCGAGTGTCGCGTCGACGTTGAACGAGACGACGTCTTTTCCGACTTCGAGTGTCGTCCCATCGACGAGCGTCACTGTGAACGGCGTGTTGTTGAAGTCTTTGATGGCGTTATCAAGCCGAACAACCGCTTCTTCTTTCGTCATCCCCGATACATTGATACCAGCCACTATTGTTTTTTTATATGTAGTACTCGTCTTCGCCGAGGCATCGAGATAGTTTACGAGCCCAATCGTCGGCAACGACACGAGCAGGACTAGCCCGGCTAGGATGAACAAATGTATCCCATATCGCTTCATTCCATTTCCCCCTCTATTTCAAGCCCAATGGGACTTTGAATGACTATCCGTTACCACTGTAACTTTAGTATAATATGCATTGTACAGAAAATAACAATTATTTCAGGTTAAACGTCTCTTTTTCCCTATCTTTAAAATATATTTGAAAAGGAGGTCAATATAATGACCCGTTCCGAGCAAGGTTTCACGCTCGTCGAAGTACTCGTCTCGATCGTCATTCTATCTATCGTCTCCTTTTCCTTATTGAACATTTTTAGTCAAAGTTTGAAAACCACGAACGATAGTTTGAATCGAACCATTGCCAACCAAGTCGCACAAAACACGTTACATACACTTGATCGGCGAGCTTCAACGCTACAAGATGAGTTGTCTCTATCAAAACTTGTCCCGAGTGGAGCCCATTGTCCATTTTGTACGGAGATTAACGGACAGACGTTCCAAGTTGACGTAAACGAAACGCGATCGATTCAACTCGATAACACGCTTGAAATTGAAGTTTCCGTCATGACGGAAACGATGACCACACCTGTAAGTCTGAAAGGAGTGATATCAAATGCCACGTTACGTGAACCGTTCCCCGAGACAGCTGTTCCGGAAAGCGAAGACGCTCAGTAAAAAATCAGATGGTTTTACATTAGTTGAACTGCTTGTGACAGTAGTCGTGGCATCGATTTTGAGCGGAGCAATTATTACGGCTTTTCTATCAGGTACTCTAGGGTTTAGATTGACAAACGATACGAGTGAACTACGAAGTGAAGCCGATTATTTAGTCTCTTCCATCTTATCAGAAGTGAACCGCAGTGAATTCGACGCGGTCACAATGATCGATGACACTTATCAGTTTCATCGACTTTCCGAACCAAAGATTTCATCGGCCGGCATGATTTATCGCCAAGCAGGTTATGAATCGATTGAACTGAACTTATCTGATTCGTCTTATACACCAAGTAATCCAAACGTTATACTCGAGCAAATCTCGATTCAGCTACTTGATCCCGTTTACGACGCGCGTCGTCCGCGCTATATGACCAGTGGGCTCTTTGAGATCGAGCTGGTATTGTCTTTGGCCGAGAACCCTGATTCAACCAGGACGTTTAAAAGTGCTATCCCATTTTAAAAGAAGGAGGTCCTCATTATGCATAAGCGAGAAGAAGGATACGTCCTCGTCCTCGTCCTTGTGACGATGGCGGCACTCGCTGTGTTATCGCTCGCCGCCATGCAAGTCAACCTTGTGACAAATAAATTGACGATCATCCGAACCGAAGATACGCAGCTAAACGAAGACGCAAAAAGTGCGCTTAACTTAATTGCAGCAGACGTGCGTAATCGTTTTCCGCTTCATGATTCGAATCGCGTACCGGATCATATGACTTCTGAGACCGTTTTTAATGACGCGATTCAAGAGACACTTGCTTCCGACGAACCGTTTGTGCAATTTAACGAGACGAGCGACAGTACCATCACGTACTCAATCCGATTAAAAGAGGATGACGAAGCAAACACCCTCAACACCGCACCATTCACAAAAGTTTTACAAGTGAACGTCGTGGCTAGCCGCGAAACAAACCCTGAACAGCCACGTTTAAAGGTCGAATACACTCAAGA
This genomic interval carries:
- a CDS encoding prepilin-type N-terminal cleavage/methylation domain-containing protein, whose protein sequence is MPRYVNRSPRQLFRKAKTLSKKSDGFTLVELLVTVVVASILSGAIITAFLSGTLGFRLTNDTSELRSEADYLVSSILSEVNRSEFDAVTMIDDTYQFHRLSEPKISSAGMIYRQAGYESIELNLSDSSYTPSNPNVILEQISIQLLDPVYDARRPRYMTSGLFEIELVLSLAENPDSTRTFKSAIPF
- a CDS encoding G5 domain-containing protein, yielding MKRYGIHLFILAGLVLLVSLPTIGLVNYLDASAKTSTTYKKTIVAGINVSGMTKEEAVVRLDNAIKDFNNTPFTVTLVDGTTLEVGKDVVSFNVDATLEAVTESDTYPLITTVDEARLTPYLENQPVTLSMVTPPLIEAASNLNSDVMLEMTATESDVVASITVSPTPSMRSALDRMNGFEMEAGDIFSLKAFGEDFEALSTLGSSMYQLFAATPFQILERVQHETLPADIELGYDVKVDERSNFAVQNTEQTSYALIVLEEGNTVTVQLLGKPFIGAYESRVEDVSTVPYQNIVRFSPSLTAGSSSVTQSGQTGESGKLYRVRITDTGESLELLGFDFYEPIPEIVTKSSVPLPPPEPVEPVIPTFPDESLEDDLFDDDVEDDGLNEFEEQPPVYEDDPVPSEGAVG
- a CDS encoding prepilin-type N-terminal cleavage/methylation domain-containing protein, translating into MTRSEQGFTLVEVLVSIVILSIVSFSLLNIFSQSLKTTNDSLNRTIANQVAQNTLHTLDRRASTLQDELSLSKLVPSGAHCPFCTEINGQTFQVDVNETRSIQLDNTLEIEVSVMTETMTTPVSLKGVISNATLREPFPETAVPESEDAQ